The Flexivirga aerilata sequence GCAGCCTCTTGTGGTGCGGCACCCAGCGCAGGGCCAGCAGGATCGCGAGCGCACCGATCGGCAGGTTGACGAAAAACACCGAACGCCAACCGTTCTCGGTGCCGAACACCTGGATCAGCACACCGCCCGCCAGCGGACCGATCGCCGTGGAGATGCCGACCGTCGCCCCGAAGAGACCGAACGCCTTGGCCCGCTCGGCGCCCTGGAACATCGACTGGATCAGTCCGCTGATCGTCGGGCTGACCAGTCCCCCACCCAGGCCCTGTATGACGCGGCCCGCGACCAAAAGGGTTGCGTTGGGGGCAAACCCGCACGCCGCGCTGGCCAGGGTGAAGACCGCCAGCCCGATGATCAGCGTCGGCCGCCGGCCGCGCGCGTCGCCGATGCGGCCGGCCGGCACGAGCAGCAACCCGAAGGCCAGCGCGTAGCCGGACACCACCCAGGAGAGGGCGTTCGGCCCGGCGCCGAGTCCTGCACGGATGCTCGGCAGCGCGACGTTGACGATGCTCACGTCGAGCAGGGTCATGAACCCGGCGACGAGGCAGACGGCGAGCGCCCGCCAGCGGTTGGGATCGGCGTGCCCGGTCGGTGTTCCCTGCGCGATGGTCATCGATCGACAGCCTATGACGGGCCGTCGCGCGGGGATCGCGCTCCTGCCGAAGCCCTGCCGGGCGACTGGCCCGGCCGGCGGTCAGCGCAGCTTGCGCACCCGGTGCTTCAGCTGCAGCACCCGCAGGTAGCCGGGGATCGCCACGAGCAGCACACCGGCGAGGAACGCCGCGACCAGCGCGACCGCGAGGGAGACGGTGCCCTCCCAGCCGAAGAAGCTGATCGTCGTGCTCGCGGAGTTCTGCGCCACGAAGATCAGCACGACGATCAGCAGGATGGCCGCGATCGCCAGGCCGGCGACGAAACCGCCGTGACCGCCGCGCTCGACCGGGCGCTCGTCGCGGACATCGCGGGTGTCACGCACATCGCGGGTGTCGCGGACGTCGCGGGTGTCGCGGCCGGCCAGGCGCTCGTCGGCACGGACGCGGTCGGCGTGCTGGGGATCGTTGTCGTAAGGGGCGGACATTGCCGAATTCCTTTCGTGTGCAACGCGGGTCAGATCTTTGGGGGCACCTTAACCAGGGATGCTCAGCGGTCGCGGGAACCGGCCCAATCGGGGTCGGTCGGGCGTGGCGCGAGCGGGTCGTCCGTCTGCTCAGGGTCACCGGTGCCGCCGGCGTCACCCCTGGCCCGGCGCAGCGCGTCGTCGAGCGTGGTGAGTGCGTGCCCCTCCGGCAGCAGGTCGGTGAGGAAGTCGTCCTCGTGGACGACCATGTCGTGGTGCAGGCTCTCCACCAGGGCCTCGACCGTCGGCGCGGGCACGTCGGTGATCAGGCCGGTGAGTTTGCCGACGACCGCGGTAGGCACCAGCGGCACCTTCAGCTGTTTGCGGTCGATGCCGGCGACGGCGGCAAACCGGTCGAGCAACTGGGCGTAGGTGAGCACCTCCGGACCGCCGATGTCGTAGGAGCGCGAATTGCCCTCGACCGACAGCGCGCCCACCAGTGCCCCGAGCGCGTCGTCGACGGCGATCGGCTGCACCCGGGAGTCCATCCACGTCGGAATCGCTTGCACGGGAAGGCGTTCGGAGACCTGCCGGACGATCTCGTATGACGTGGAAGCACTCCCCAACAGGATCGCGGCGCGGAGCGCGACGGTGTGGATCCCGGAGTCGGTCAGGATCTGTTCCACCTCACGACGCGAGGTGATGTGGTCGGACAGCTCGTCGGGGTCGTCGACGTCGGGGACGATGCCCGACAGGTAGATCAGCCGCTCGACCCCGGCAGCCCGCGCCGCCTGCGCCATGATCTGCGCGCTCTGCCGGTCCTTGGCGACGAAGTCGTCGCCGCCCATTCCGTGGATCAGGTAGTAGACGGCGCCGACGCCGTCGATGGCAGCGGCGACCGAGTCGGGGTCGAGGGCGTCCATCCGGACGATCTCGACCTGGTCGGACCACGGGAAGCGCTCGGCGTCCTCGTCGGGCAGGAAGGCGGCGCGCACCTGGTGGCCCTGCTCGAGCAGGTAGGGGATGAGTCGTCCACCCACATAGCCGCTCGCACCGGTCACCAGCACGCGCTGACGCGTCGGGGTAGTCACATCGAGCAAGCTACGGCACGGCGACAGCTCATGCCTCACCCGAACGGATGGCGTCGGACCCGTTGGCGGTGTGCCACAGTGACCGCGTGGCTCCGTTGGTCGAATCCGTGGCTCGCTGGGCGCTCCGTGCCCGCCCGGCGGCACACCTGCGCCGGGCGCGCTGGGCCAGCGCGGCAACCATCGCCGTCGGGACGCCGGTGCTGCGCACTGCGATCACCAGCCCCGCCGGTGGCCCGAAATTCCGGCGCTGGTCGCTCGTGCTCGCCGCGACCTGGTCGGCGGGCGCCGTCGCCGGGTCTCCCCGCCTGCTGTCGCGCCTGATCCGGCCGAACAGCCTGACCACGTCGGTCGTGCAGCCTGCCCTCATCGGCGCCGGCGCTGTCGCCGTCTTCTCCACCGGCGCAGTCGTGACCACCCGGATTCCGTTGCTACGAGACGAGATTCGAGCCGTTGTCGACCATGCGCGCCACGGCTCTCTCCCCGTGGTCATCGGGCTGGCACTGATCACCGGCGCCACCGAGGAGCTCTTCTTCCGTGGCCCCCTCTATGACGCGGTCGACGTGCGCGGTCTGCACCCGGTGGCCACGAGCACCGCGATCTACACGCTCGTCACCTGTGCCACCGGCAACCCGATGCTGGTCTTCGCCGCGTCGGTGCTCGGCACGATCACCGCTCTCGACCGCCGCGCGACCGGCGACGTCGTGGGCCCGGTCGTCATACATCTCACCTGGACGACGGGGATGTTGCTGGTGCTGCCGCCCATGGTGCATCGCTTCGATCGGTCGCCGGGCCGGCACCGGCCCGGGCATGCGGCACCACCATCGGGGTCCCCGTCTCCGGATCCGGTATGACGGTGCTCGCGAGCTCGAACACCTCCTGCACGAGGCCCGCGGTGAGCACCTCGCCCGGAGCGCCCTGCGCGACGACCTCCCCGGCCCTCATCACGACCAGCTGATCGGCGTAGCGCGCAGCCTGGTTGAGGTCGTGCAGCACCGCGACCACGGTGATGCCCAGGTCGCGCAGGTCACGGCACAGGTCGAGCACCTCATATTGGTGCGCGACGTCGAGGTAGGTCGTCGGTTCGTCGAGCAGCAGCACCGGGGTGCGCTGGGCGACCACCATGGCGAGCCACACGCGCTGCCGCTGCCCTCCGGACAGCTCGGCGACCGGACGCGCCGCGAGGCCCGCGACGCCGGCCCGTTCCATCGCGCCGTGCACCGCCTCGTCGTCGTCGGGCGACCACTGCCGCAGCAGCGAGTGATAGGGAAAACGCCCACGCCCCACCAGATCTCGCACGGTGATCTGCTCCGGGACGACCGGCGTCTGCGGCAGCATCGCGACGATCCGCGCCGCCTCCTTCGTCTTGTATGACGATGCCGGCCGCCCGCCCAGCAGCACCTGCCCGGAGGTCGGGGTCAGCACGCGGCCGAGCGCCTTGAGCAGCGTCGACTTGCCACAGCCGTTGGGGCCGATCACGGCGGTCACGGCAGCGTCCGGCAGGTCGATGGTCAAGTCGCGGCACACCACCCGGTTGCCGTAGGAGAGCGTGAGGTCCCGCGCGGCCAGCCTGTTCATGCGCTTCCCTTCTTCCATTCCTTCACGAGCAGGGCACCGAGGTAGACGCCGCCGAGCGCGGCGGTGAGGATGCCGACGGGCAGGTCGCCGAGCCAGCCCGCCTGCTGCACCCACAGGTCGGCTCCGGCGAGGATCACCGCGCCGGTCAGCGCCGAAATCACTACTGCGCCTTGTGGTCCGCCGACCAGCCGGCGGGCGATCTGCGGCGCGGTGAGCGCGACGAAAGCGATCGGCCCGGCGGCGCTGACCGCTGCGGCGCACAGCGCGACCGCGATCAGGATGGCGAGACTGCGCGTCGCGCCCGCGCGCGCTCCGAGCGAGTCGGTCATGGCGTCGCCGAGCTCCATGAGCCGCAGACGCGGGCCGAGCGCGAGCGCGCACGGCAGCAGCACGAGGCATGCCCACCCGACGAACTGCGCCTGCCCCCAGGTGCGCGCGGAGAGCGTGCCGGCGAGATAGCCTGCCAGCGAAAGGGATTCGTCCTGGTCCTTGATCATGACGACGTATTGGATGAAGGCCGTCGCCATCGCCGAGACGCCGACCCCCGCCAGGATGATGCGGCTGGGCACCGCGAAGCCGCTGCCGGTCGACAGATAGACCAGGCCCGCGGCGGCCGCAGCTCCGGCGAATGCGCCGACTCCCAGCGGTAGCAACGGGATCCATAGCGTTGCCACGACGGCTCCTGCGCCGGCGCCCGCCGTCATACCGACGACATCGGGGCTGGCCAGTGGGTTGCGGGTGCCGGACTGGAAGAGCAGGCCGGAGACGCCGAGCGCCGCGCCGGCGCCGATCGCCACGGACAGGCGCGGCCCGCGCAGCTCCTCAAAGACGAACTTCTCCTTGCCGTCGGCATGCCCGCTGAGCGCAGTCCACAACTCCCCCAACGGTATGCCGAGCCGACCCATCGTCAGGCTGAGCACTGCCAGGACGAGCAGCAGCGCCAGCGTGCACACGCCGACCAGGACGGCACGCGGGCGCACGTGCAGGACGAGCCGGCCCGGCATACCGACGCGACGGGTGGACAGCCCGTTGGCGGCGCTCACGACGACTCACCCGCCGTGCGGCGCACCAGCCACAGCAACACGGGCGCTCCGACGAAGGCCGTGACCACCCCGACCTGCAGCTCCTGCGGACGCAGCAGCAGGCGACCGGCGACGTCGGCCACCAGGAGCAGGCTCGGCCCGATGAGCAGTGCCGCGGGCAGCTGCCACCGGTGATCCGGGCCCACGACGGCCCGGGCCAGATGCGGCACGGCAAGACCGACGAAGGCGATCGGGCCGGCGGCGGAGGTGGCGGCCGCGGACAGCACCGTGGCCGCGGCGATGCCCGCCCAGCGGGTCACCGCCGGATTGGAGCCGAGCGACATCGCCATCTCCTCGCCCAGCGCGAGCGCGTTGAGCGACGTGGCGAGCAGGCCCGCGACCACCAGTCCGACGACCGCCCAGGGCAGGATCTCGACGACGTCTGCACCACCGCCGGCGAGCGAGCCGACGGCCCAATAGCGATAGTCGTCAAAGGCATTCGGGTGCGTGAGGGTGATCGCCTGGATGACCGCCGTCAGCACAGCGGTCACCACCGCGCCGGAGAGCACGAGCCGCACCGGCACCACCCCGCGGCGCCCGGACCCCATCGTGGTCATGATCAGCATGGCCAGGAACGCGCCGGGCAGCGCCGCCCAGGTGGGGCTGCCCGGCAGGTGCAGGAAGGCCGTCGAGACGACGATGCCGGTGGCGGCACCGGCGTTGACACCGAGCAGCCCCGGGTCGCCGAGGGGGTTGCGGGACAGACCCTGCATCACCACGCCGGCGACGGCCAGGCATGCGCCGACCAGGAGCCCGAGGACGGTGCGTGGGACGCGGCTGCCGAGCACGTCGCGCACGTGCTCGGGTCCGCCGCCACCGGCCGCGGTCCAGATCTGCCCGAACGACAAGGCTTTCGAGCCGACGGCGAGGCTGAGCAGCACCGCGACGAACAGCAGCCCGAGGAGTGCGGTGAGTGCGACGGGGGCGGGCACGCGCCACGGCAGGAAGCCCGTGGCCGGGGCTTCCTGCCGGGTGAGCGTGCGGGTGTCAGCCAACCTTCGCGATGGCCGCGTCGATCATCGGCGGGTAACGCTTGATCACCCACGGCACGGTGAGGGGGTTGATCATCGAGGAAGCCGTGACGAATGACGGGTCGTCGCTGGTCACCACCGAGCCCCGTTTGACGGCAGGGATTTTCGCGTAGAGCGGCTGCGCCTCGATGCTCTTCTTGGTCTTGGCGTCGGAGTAGAAGGTGAACATCAGGTCGGCGCTCGAGATCTTGTCGGCGTTCTCCAGGCCGATGACGGCGGAGTCGGTGCCGTCCTTCTCCTTCAAGGTCTTCACGACCGGGTCGACCTTGAGTCCCATCTTCGACAGCATCGCCGAGCGCTGCTCGGTCGGCAGGAAGACGCCGAGCGTGCCCGGTCCGTCGGTGTAGGTGTAGACGAAGCTGGTGTCGGCATACTTCGGGTGCTGCTTGGCGACGCCGGCGAGTTGGCTGTCGATCGTGCCGATCAGGCTCTTGGCCTTCTCCGGCTCACCGAGCGCCTTGCCGATGGTGGTGATCTGCTGATCCCAGTCGGTGCTCCACGCCTTGTCGGGGTAGGCCACCGTCGGCGCGATGTCCTTGAGCTTGTCGTATTGCGCCTGGGTGATGCCCGACCACGGGGCGAGGATCACGTCGGGGTCGAGCTCGAGGATCGACTCGATGTCGAGCTCGGTGCCGCCGGTGAACTGCTTCGGCAGCGTGCCGTTCTTCGCCTTGACCGCGTCGTAGATCCAGGGCAGGTAGCCGGTCTTCGGGTCGCTGCCCCACGGGTAGGACTCGATGCCGACCGGCGTCACGCCGAGCGCGATCGCGGTCTCGGCCGAGCCCTGCCCGAGGGTGACCACCCGCTTCGGCTTCGCTGCGATCGTGGCGTCGCCGAGCGCGCTCTTGATCGTGACGGGCGTGAACGACGCGCCGTTGCCGGCGGATCCGGCGGCCGATGCGCCGGCGCTCCCCCCGGATGACGAGCCGCAGGCGGTGAGTCCGCAGGCGATGAGCGCGGCGGTGCCGGCGAGGAGGGCGCGACGAGATGTACGAGCATGCAGCGGTGACATGTAGGTAAGGCTAACCTCACACGTCGCCCTCGCGGAAGCGGGTGCCCGTCAGGCGTCCTGCGGCCAGGTCTTTGCGACGAGGGTGAGCACGTCATACGTCGCTACGGGGTCACCGTCGGCGTTGCTCACGACCGCGTCCCACCGCACCTCGCCGTAGTCGGCACTGAGCCGCGGGGTGATCTGCTTGACCGACAGCGTCACCGCGATGCTGTCGCCGGCCTTCACCGGGGTGAGGAAGCGCAGGTTGTCGACGCCGAAGTTGGCGAGCACGGGTCCCGGGTGCGGCTCGACGAAGAGGCCTGCGGCGAGCGAGACGACGAGGTAGCCGTGGGCGACGATGCCACCGAAGAGCGGGTTGGCGGCGGCTGCCTCGGGGTCGGTGTGCGCATAGAAGGTGTCGCCGGTGAAGTCGGCGAAGGTGGCGATGTCCTCCCGCGTCACCTCTCGGGCGTCGCTGCTGATCGTGTCGCCGATCTTCAACTCCGCCAGGCTCTTTCGGAAGGGATGTATGCCGTCTTCGCGCCGCTGAGCACCGGTGGTCCAGCGACCGCCGATCGCGGTGACCATGTCGGGCGACCCCTGGATCGCGGTGCGCTGCATGTGGTGCAGCACCCCGCGGATGCCGCCGAGCTCCTCGCCGCCGCCCGCGCGACCGGGGCCGCCGTGCACCAGCATCGGCAACGGCGACCCGTGCCCGGTCGATTCGCCGGCGTCGTCCCGGTCGAGCACCAGGATGCGGCCGTGCCACGGGGTGAGGCCGAGCACGATCGTGCGCGCGACCTCCGGGTCGTGGGTGATCACCGACCCGGCGAGGCTGCCCTTGCCGCGAGCCGCGAGATCGATTGCCTCGTCAAGGGTTTCGTAACTGATGACGGTGCTGACCGGGCCGAACGGCTCGACGTCGTGCACCTCGCGGGCGCCCTCGTGCGCGCGGAGCAGCACCGGCGAGATGAACGCGCCGGACTCGGCGTCGGCGCCGACCACGTCGACCCGGTCGGGGTCGCCGAAGACGATGTCGGCGGACGTGCGCAGTGCCTCGACGGCCTTGCGCACCTCGTCGCGCTGGGCGAGCGAGGCGAGCGCGCCCATGCGCACGCCGTCGGCGTCCGGCTTGCCGACCGTGACCTTCGCGAGGCGGTCGCTGATCGCGGCGACGACGTCGTCGGCGATCGCGGCCGGCACGATCGCCCGTCGTATGGCGGTGCACTTCTGCCCGGCCTTGACGGTCATCTCGGTGACGACGCCCTTCACGAACAGCTCGAACTCGGGGTCGTCCACGGACACGTCGGTGCCGAGCACCGAGCAGTTGAGCGAGTCGGCCTCGACACCGAGCCGCACTCCCCCGTGCAGCACCGACGGGTGCTGCCGCAGGATGTCGGCGGTGTGCGCGGAGCCGGTGAAGGCGACCGAGTCCTGCGGCCCGAGGTGGTCGAGCAGGTTGCCGGCCGAGCCACTGACCAACTGCAGAGACCCTGCCGGCAGCAGACCGAAGTCGATGATCTGCCGCACGACGGCCTCGGTGAGGTAGGCGGTCTGGCTCGCGGGCTTGACGATGGACGGCAGTCCGGCGAGGAAGGCCGGCGCGAGCTTCTCGAGCATCCCCCAGACGGGAAAGTTGAAGGCGTTGATCTGCACGGCCACTCCGGGTCGCGACACGAAGACGTGCTGACCGACGAAACTGCCTCCCTTTCCTAGAGGTTCGACCGGACCGTCGAGCACGACCTTGCCGTCGGGCAGCTCCCGCGTGCCCTTGCTGGCATAGGCGAACAAGGTGCCGATGCCACCGTCGATGTCGACCATCGAGTCGCGCTGCGTGGCGCCGGTCCGGAAGGACAGATCGTAGAAGGCGTCCTTGACGGCTCGCTCCGAGAGCGCCTTGGCGAGCGCCTTGAGTCGCGCTGCGCGCTCGTGGAAGGTGAGCGCCCGGATCGCCGGTCCCCCGATCTGACGCGCGTAGTCGACCATCGCAGCGAAGTCGAGGCCGGAGCTGGAGACGCGCACGATCTCCTCGCCGGTGCTCGCGTCGAGGAGCGGCACGCCGTCGTCGGGTGCGAACCAACGGCCCGCGACGTAACTCGGCAGGACTGCACTCATGGGAGATCTCCGTTGCGGGTCGGGTGCCTGGCCCGCCATACGGTAATACAGACCGCTCGGTCAGTAAATAGCCAGCTCAGCGCTTGTAGAGCAGGTACTGCCGTCGGGTGCGATCGAACGCGCGCAGTTCGGGCTGCCACGCGGCGACGATCTGAGCCGCGCTGTCGCCGGCGGCGAACATCCGCAGGAAGCGGACCGATCCGGTGAGCAGGTTGATCCAGCGGCCGGCGTCACCGCGCCAATCGAACTCGGCGTAGAGGTCGCGCAAGGTCGTCATCATCGTCGTCGCGGTGCGTATGGCGTCGACCCGCTGCGGATCAGCGATGTGCACCTGAACACCGCCACACACCTTGCCCTCGTTCTTGGAGAACGTCGGATTGAAGTAGGCCTCCCGGAACTCAACCCCCGGCAGTTGCTCGCCCGAAAGTCGTTGCGCCCAGCGGTAATCCACGTATGGCGCACCAATCAACTCGAACGGCCTGGTGGTGCCGCGGCCCTCCGACAGATTGGTCGCCTCGAACATGCCAAGTCCCGGATAGAGCAGGGCAGTGTCCGGCGTCGGCAGGTTGGGTGACGGCATGATCCACGGTGCACCGGTGTCGGCGAACAACTCGCCCGGCGACCAACCCTGCACCTGCACCACGGCCAGGTCCTGCACGGGACGGCCGGCAACCCGCGGCATGAACTCACCGTTGTAGAAGCGGGCCAGCTCACCCGCAGTCATCCCGTGCTGCTGGGCGATCTTGTCCAGGCCGACGCCCGAGGTGAAACCGTCCTTGTCTTCGGCCTCGCCGGCCTGCGCGGTGCCACGGAAACCGTGCTCCGGGCCGAAAACGCCTCCTATCTCGACCTTTCCGGACTCGACCATCACATCGACGATGCTGCGCAGTCCGTCCCGGACCACCCAGGTCGGGTTGGTGATCACGCCAATGCGCTGGCCGGAGAAGACCTTCCAGCCTCCGCCGCGGCGACATCGGCACCGTATCGGAAGCGGCCGCCGTGATCCTTCGTCGCCGGTGCCGCCGTCGCGGGCTGCGTCATACCTCCGATCGAGAGTGCTCCCGCACCGATCGCGGCCGCCCCGAGGAAGCCCCGTCGGCCAAGTCGTCCGTCCCTCTGCTCACTGGAGTTGTCCATGCGCGCGAGCCTGCCGCAGACGGAGACCGAATGGGCCCCTCGCTATCC is a genomic window containing:
- a CDS encoding LapA family protein, whose product is MSAPYDNDPQHADRVRADERLAGRDTRDVRDTRDVRDTRDVRDERPVERGGHGGFVAGLAIAAILLIVVLIFVAQNSASTTISFFGWEGTVSLAVALVAAFLAGVLLVAIPGYLRVLQLKHRVRKLR
- a CDS encoding NAD(P)H-binding protein, producing MTTPTRQRVLVTGASGYVGGRLIPYLLEQGHQVRAAFLPDEDAERFPWSDQVEIVRMDALDPDSVAAAIDGVGAVYYLIHGMGGDDFVAKDRQSAQIMAQAARAAGVERLIYLSGIVPDVDDPDELSDHITSRREVEQILTDSGIHTVALRAAILLGSASTSYEIVRQVSERLPVQAIPTWMDSRVQPIAVDDALGALVGALSVEGNSRSYDIGGPEVLTYAQLLDRFAAVAGIDRKQLKVPLVPTAVVGKLTGLITDVPAPTVEALVESLHHDMVVHEDDFLTDLLPEGHALTTLDDALRRARGDAGGTGDPEQTDDPLAPRPTDPDWAGSRDR
- a CDS encoding ABC transporter ATP-binding protein; this translates as MNRLAARDLTLSYGNRVVCRDLTIDLPDAAVTAVIGPNGCGKSTLLKALGRVLTPTSGQVLLGGRPASSYKTKEAARIVAMLPQTPVVPEQITVRDLVGRGRFPYHSLLRQWSPDDDEAVHGAMERAGVAGLAARPVAELSGGQRQRVWLAMVVAQRTPVLLLDEPTTYLDVAHQYEVLDLCRDLRDLGITVVAVLHDLNQAARYADQLVVMRAGEVVAQGAPGEVLTAGLVQEVFELASTVIPDPETGTPMVVPHARAGAGPATDRSDAPWAAAPATSPSSR
- a CDS encoding FecCD family ABC transporter permease — protein: MSAANGLSTRRVGMPGRLVLHVRPRAVLVGVCTLALLLVLAVLSLTMGRLGIPLGELWTALSGHADGKEKFVFEELRGPRLSVAIGAGAALGVSGLLFQSGTRNPLASPDVVGMTAGAGAGAVVATLWIPLLPLGVGAFAGAAAAAGLVYLSTGSGFAVPSRIILAGVGVSAMATAFIQYVVMIKDQDESLSLAGYLAGTLSARTWGQAQFVGWACLVLLPCALALGPRLRLMELGDAMTDSLGARAGATRSLAILIAVALCAAAVSAAGPIAFVALTAPQIARRLVGGPQGAVVISALTGAVILAGADLWVQQAGWLGDLPVGILTAALGGVYLGALLVKEWKKGSA
- a CDS encoding FecCD family ABC transporter permease — translated: MADTRTLTRQEAPATGFLPWRVPAPVALTALLGLLFVAVLLSLAVGSKALSFGQIWTAAGGGGPEHVRDVLGSRVPRTVLGLLVGACLAVAGVVMQGLSRNPLGDPGLLGVNAGAATGIVVSTAFLHLPGSPTWAALPGAFLAMLIMTTMGSGRRGVVPVRLVLSGAVVTAVLTAVIQAITLTHPNAFDDYRYWAVGSLAGGGADVVEILPWAVVGLVVAGLLATSLNALALGEEMAMSLGSNPAVTRWAGIAAATVLSAAATSAAGPIAFVGLAVPHLARAVVGPDHRWQLPAALLIGPSLLLVADVAGRLLLRPQELQVGVVTAFVGAPVLLWLVRRTAGESS
- a CDS encoding iron-siderophore ABC transporter substrate-binding protein, producing MSPLHARTSRRALLAGTAALIACGLTACGSSSGGSAGASAAGSAGNGASFTPVTIKSALGDATIAAKPKRVVTLGQGSAETAIALGVTPVGIESYPWGSDPKTGYLPWIYDAVKAKNGTLPKQFTGGTELDIESILELDPDVILAPWSGITQAQYDKLKDIAPTVAYPDKAWSTDWDQQITTIGKALGEPEKAKSLIGTIDSQLAGVAKQHPKYADTSFVYTYTDGPGTLGVFLPTEQRSAMLSKMGLKVDPVVKTLKEKDGTDSAVIGLENADKISSADLMFTFYSDAKTKKSIEAQPLYAKIPAVKRGSVVTSDDPSFVTASSMINPLTVPWVIKRYPPMIDAAIAKVG
- the paaZ gene encoding phenylacetic acid degradation bifunctional protein PaaZ, whose product is MAGQAPDPQRRSPMSAVLPSYVAGRWFAPDDGVPLLDASTGEEIVRVSSSGLDFAAMVDYARQIGGPAIRALTFHERAARLKALAKALSERAVKDAFYDLSFRTGATQRDSMVDIDGGIGTLFAYASKGTRELPDGKVVLDGPVEPLGKGGSFVGQHVFVSRPGVAVQINAFNFPVWGMLEKLAPAFLAGLPSIVKPASQTAYLTEAVVRQIIDFGLLPAGSLQLVSGSAGNLLDHLGPQDSVAFTGSAHTADILRQHPSVLHGGVRLGVEADSLNCSVLGTDVSVDDPEFELFVKGVVTEMTVKAGQKCTAIRRAIVPAAIADDVVAAISDRLAKVTVGKPDADGVRMGALASLAQRDEVRKAVEALRTSADIVFGDPDRVDVVGADAESGAFISPVLLRAHEGAREVHDVEPFGPVSTVISYETLDEAIDLAARGKGSLAGSVITHDPEVARTIVLGLTPWHGRILVLDRDDAGESTGHGSPLPMLVHGGPGRAGGGEELGGIRGVLHHMQRTAIQGSPDMVTAIGGRWTTGAQRREDGIHPFRKSLAELKIGDTISSDAREVTREDIATFADFTGDTFYAHTDPEAAAANPLFGGIVAHGYLVVSLAAGLFVEPHPGPVLANFGVDNLRFLTPVKAGDSIAVTLSVKQITPRLSADYGEVRWDAVVSNADGDPVATYDVLTLVAKTWPQDA
- a CDS encoding exo-beta-N-acetylmuramidase NamZ family protein — translated: MITNPTWVVRDGLRSIVDVMVESGKVEIGGVFGPEHGFRGTAQAGEAEDKDGFTSGVGLDKIAQQHGMTAGELARFYNGEFMPRVAGRPVQDLAVVQVQGWSPGELFADTGAPWIMPSPNLPTPDTALLYPGLGMFEATNLSEGRGTTRPFELIGAPYVDYRWAQRLSGEQLPGVEFREAYFNPTFSKNEGKVCGGVQVHIADPQRVDAIRTATTMMTTLRDLYAEFDWRGDAGRWINLLTGSVRFLRMFAAGDSAAQIVAAWQPELRAFDRTRRQYLLYKR
- a CDS encoding twin-arginine translocation signal domain-containing protein; the protein is MDNSSEQRDGRLGRRGFLGAAAIGAGALSIGGMTQPATAAPATKDHGGRFRYGADVAAAEAGRSSPASALA